In one Epinephelus moara isolate mb chromosome 6, YSFRI_EMoa_1.0, whole genome shotgun sequence genomic region, the following are encoded:
- the tbx20 gene encoding T-box transcription factor TBX20, producing the protein MEYTSSPKPQLSSRANAFSIAALMSSGKPSKDKETEENTIKPLEQFVEKSSCNQQSLADLSSLDGHGDFSGSAPAVCTEPLIPTNPGIPSEEMAKISCSLETKELWDKFHELGTEMIITKSGRRMFPTIRVSFSGVDQDSKYIVLMDIVPVDNKRYRYAYHRSSWLVAGKADPPLPARLYVHPDSPFTGEQLMKQMVSFEKVKLTNNELDQHGHIILNSMHKYQPRVHIIKKKDHTASLLNLKSEEFRTFVFVETVFTAVTAYQNQLITKLKIDSNPFAKGFRDSSRLTDMERESVENLIHKHSYARSPIRTYAGDEENLSEDGHTAHTRGSAFTASDNLSLSSWVTTTSGFSGFQHPQSLSAMSTGAASLPHPIQGSLPPYSRLGMPLTPTALAGTMQGSGPSFPSFHMPRYHHYFQQGPYAAIQGLRHSSTVMTPFV; encoded by the exons ATGGAGTACACGTCATCCCCGAAACCGCAGCTCTCGTCCCGGGCAAATGCTTTCTCCATAGCCGCCCTGATGTCCAGTGGGAAGCCCAGTAAGGACAAAGAGACGGAGGAGAACACCATCAAGCCTCTCG AGCAATTTGTGGAGAAGTCCTCCTGTAACCAGCAGTCTCTGGCTGACCTGTCCTCCCTGGACGGGCACGGGGACTTCAGCGGGAGCGCGCCGGCGGTGTGCACGGAGCCGCTCATCCCCACCAATCCCGGCATCCCTAGCGAGGAGATGGCGAAGATCTCGTGCAGCCTGGAGACCAAAGAGCTGTGGGACAAATTTCACGAGCTCGGCACCGAGATGATCATCACCAAGTCCGGAAG GAGGATGTTCCCCACCATCCGGGTCTCTTTCTCCGGGGTGGACCAGGACTCCAAGTACATCGTGCTGATGGACATCGTCCCGGTGGATAATAAGCGGTACCGGTACGCCTACCACCGCTCCTCCTGGCTGGTGGCCGGCAAGGCCGACCCTCCTCTGCCCGCCAG GTTGTACGTCCACCCGGACTCACCGTTCACCGGAGAGCAGCTCATGAAGCAAATGGTTTCTTTCGAGAAAGTCAAACTGACAAACAACGAACTGGACCAACACGGACAC ATCATCCTCAACTCCATGCACAAGTACCAGCCACGGGTCCACATCATCAAGAAGAAGGATCACACCGCCTCGCTGCTCAACCTCAAGTCTGAGGAGTTCCGCACCTTCGTCTTTGTCGAGACCGTCTTCACCGCCGTCACGGCCTATCAGAACCAGCTG ATCACCAAACTGAAGATTGACAGCAACCCGTTCGCCAAAGGATTTCGGGACTCGTCGCGGCTGACGGATATGGAGAG GGAAAGTGTTGAGAATCTGATCCACAAGCACTCGTACGCCCGGTCGCCGATCCGAACCTACGCTGGGGATGAGGAGAACCTGAGCGAGGACGGACACACTGCACACACCAGAG GCTCAGCATTTACCGCCTCAGACAACCTCTCCCTGAGCTCCTGGGTCACCACCACTTCAGGCTTCTCGGGCTTCCAGCACCCACAGTCCCTGTCAGCCATGAGCACCGGCGCCGCCTCCCTGCCCCACCCCATCCAGGGCTCCCTGCCCCCCTACAGCCGGCTGGGCATGCCGCTGACGCCCACCGCTCTGGCTGGGACCATGCAGGGCAGCGGGCCGTCCTTCCCTTCCTTCCACATGCCCCGCTACCACCACTACTTCCAGCAGGGGCCCTACGCCGCCATCCAGGGACTGCGCCACTCCTCCACGGTGATGACGCCCTTTGTATGA